In Capillimicrobium parvum, a genomic segment contains:
- a CDS encoding acyl-CoA dehydrogenase family protein, translating to MTAGYELTAEQQDILRTIRDFVDRDVLPNVSHYDHNDEFPTPLVETMKELGLFGTTIPEEYGGLGLDLMTYSLIVKELSRGWISLSGIINTHFIASFMIKTFGTAEQKDRLLPRMARGDVRSAFSMTEPHAGSDVQAIRTRAVLDGDDYVVNGQKMWVTNGLRAGIVMLLAVTDPSAEPRHRGMTTFIVEKEPEVSDLPGLTIPPPLKKLGYKGVESTELVFEDFRTPASSILGGPDQTGVGFKQFMAGIELGRVNIAARALGIAELALENAIRYAQEREAFGKPISQHQLIQAKIAQMATKIRAAELLLLDAAARKNTGERADMEAGMAKLFATEIAEEVALDAMRIHGGYGYSQEYPIERLYRDAPLLLIGEGSNEIQQLLIARRLFERHKI from the coding sequence ATGACGGCGGGCTACGAGCTGACGGCGGAGCAGCAGGACATCCTGCGCACCATCCGCGACTTCGTGGACCGCGACGTCCTGCCCAACGTGTCCCACTACGACCACAACGACGAGTTCCCCACGCCGCTCGTGGAGACGATGAAGGAGCTCGGGCTGTTCGGGACGACGATCCCCGAGGAGTACGGCGGCCTGGGGCTCGACCTCATGACGTACTCGCTGATCGTCAAGGAGCTCTCGCGCGGCTGGATCTCGCTGTCGGGGATCATCAACACCCACTTCATCGCGTCGTTCATGATCAAGACGTTCGGCACGGCGGAGCAGAAGGACCGGCTGCTGCCGCGCATGGCGCGGGGCGATGTGCGCTCGGCGTTCTCGATGACCGAGCCCCACGCCGGCTCCGACGTGCAGGCGATCCGCACGCGGGCGGTGCTCGACGGCGACGACTACGTCGTCAACGGGCAGAAGATGTGGGTCACGAACGGCCTGCGCGCCGGCATCGTGATGCTGCTCGCCGTCACCGACCCGAGCGCCGAGCCGCGCCACCGCGGCATGACGACGTTCATCGTCGAGAAGGAGCCCGAGGTCTCCGACCTGCCCGGCCTGACGATCCCGCCGCCGTTGAAGAAGCTCGGCTACAAGGGCGTCGAGTCCACCGAGCTCGTCTTCGAGGACTTCCGGACGCCGGCGTCGAGCATCCTCGGCGGCCCGGACCAGACGGGCGTCGGCTTCAAGCAGTTCATGGCCGGCATCGAGCTCGGCCGGGTCAACATCGCCGCGCGGGCGCTGGGCATCGCCGAGCTGGCGCTCGAGAACGCCATCCGGTACGCCCAGGAGCGCGAGGCGTTCGGCAAGCCGATCTCCCAGCACCAGCTCATCCAGGCCAAGATCGCGCAGATGGCGACGAAGATCCGCGCTGCGGAGCTGCTGCTGCTCGACGCGGCGGCGCGCAAGAACACGGGCGAGCGCGCGGACATGGAGGCCGGCATGGCCAAGCTGTTCGCGACGGAGATCGCCGAGGAGGTCGCGCTGGACGCGATGCGCATCCACGGCGGCTACGGCTACTCGCAGGAGTACCCGATCGAGCGCCTGTACCGCGACGCGCCGCTGCTGCTGATCGGCGAGGGCTCGAACGAGATCCAGCAGCTGCTGATCGCGCGGCGCCTGTTCGAGCGCCACAAGATCTGA
- a CDS encoding quinone oxidoreductase family protein codes for MKAVRMHEFGGPDVLRIEEVDDPRPGPGHVRIRVDTCALNHVDVDVREGVSRFDIALPHIPGLEVVGRVDQVGEGVTEFAEGDRVMPYLLGGDVFIGVAGPGGFADYVLAPTKQLLSVPESISDDDAAALQIAFGTSWHMLFTRGGLRIGETVLVNSVSSGIGSAAIQLAKLAGAYVIGTSSSKEKLARAAELGMDVGIDYTKEDVPARVMEITGGRGADLAYEHVGGELFQKALESLGPEGRLVTCGGHAGEVVPFDIIPFFRAQHTIIGSFVYTRDELEKVLDFAGRGLLRPLVAESYPLEEAQAAFEKMESRDFFGKILLRP; via the coding sequence GTGAAGGCAGTACGGATGCACGAGTTCGGAGGCCCGGACGTCCTGCGCATCGAGGAGGTCGACGACCCCCGGCCCGGCCCCGGCCACGTGCGCATCCGCGTCGACACGTGCGCGCTCAACCACGTCGACGTCGACGTCCGCGAAGGCGTCTCGCGCTTCGACATCGCCTTGCCGCACATCCCCGGCCTCGAGGTCGTCGGCCGCGTCGACCAGGTCGGCGAGGGCGTCACCGAGTTCGCCGAGGGCGACCGCGTCATGCCGTACCTGCTCGGAGGCGACGTGTTCATCGGCGTCGCCGGGCCCGGCGGGTTCGCCGACTACGTCCTCGCGCCGACCAAGCAGCTGCTGAGCGTCCCCGAGTCGATCTCCGACGACGACGCCGCGGCGCTGCAGATCGCCTTCGGCACCTCGTGGCACATGCTCTTCACGCGCGGCGGCCTGCGCATCGGCGAGACGGTGCTCGTCAACTCGGTCTCCAGCGGCATCGGCTCGGCCGCGATCCAACTCGCCAAGCTCGCCGGCGCCTATGTCATCGGCACGTCCAGCTCGAAGGAGAAGCTCGCCCGGGCGGCCGAGCTCGGCATGGACGTCGGCATCGACTACACGAAGGAGGACGTCCCCGCCCGCGTGATGGAGATCACCGGTGGACGGGGCGCCGACCTCGCCTACGAGCACGTCGGCGGCGAGCTCTTCCAGAAGGCGCTGGAGTCGCTCGGCCCCGAGGGCCGGCTCGTCACGTGCGGCGGTCACGCGGGCGAGGTCGTCCCCTTCGACATCATCCCGTTCTTCCGCGCCCAGCACACCATCATCGGGTCGTTCGTCTACACGCGCGACGAGCTCGAGAAGGTGCTGGACTTCGCCGGGCGGGGGCTGCTGCGCCCGCTGGTGGCCGAGAGCTATCCGCTCGAGGAGGCGCAGGCCGCCTTCGAGAAGATGGAGAGCCGAGACTTCTTCGGAAAGATCCTCCTCCGTCCATGA
- a CDS encoding aspartate/glutamate racemase family protein has product MRIKYIIPFPFDEAGVRARAAQIPEGLLGPDVDVDFVPVRNSCFLLDSYYESILFDAYIAEAGLQAEDEGYDAVVMDTVSDSGLQVLRSRLSIPVIGPGQVAFHLAGVLGQKFSVVTMWDTWGFFYRKLFKEYGLTDNVASIRAVNIPPDVEQLFAGKEEEMYQRLTDEAMKAIEEDGADVIVLGSTTMHQAAAYLTEHLPCPLINPGPAAVAFAETVVRLGLSHSKLAFPTPGTLQDEKLFSLVGADGGTRLSPAAG; this is encoded by the coding sequence GTGCGGATCAAGTACATCATCCCGTTCCCGTTCGACGAGGCCGGCGTGCGCGCCCGCGCCGCGCAGATCCCGGAGGGGCTGCTCGGACCCGACGTGGACGTGGATTTCGTGCCCGTGCGCAACAGCTGCTTCCTGCTGGACTCCTACTACGAGTCCATCCTGTTCGACGCCTACATCGCGGAGGCGGGGCTCCAGGCCGAGGACGAGGGCTACGACGCCGTCGTCATGGACACGGTGTCGGACTCCGGGCTGCAGGTCCTGCGCTCCCGGCTGTCGATCCCGGTCATCGGGCCCGGCCAGGTGGCGTTCCACCTCGCCGGCGTGCTCGGCCAGAAGTTCTCCGTGGTGACCATGTGGGACACCTGGGGCTTCTTCTACCGCAAGCTGTTCAAGGAGTACGGGCTCACCGACAACGTCGCCTCCATCCGCGCGGTGAACATCCCGCCGGACGTCGAGCAGCTGTTCGCCGGCAAGGAGGAGGAGATGTACCAGCGCCTCACCGACGAGGCGATGAAGGCCATCGAGGAGGACGGGGCCGACGTCATCGTGCTCGGCTCGACGACGATGCACCAGGCCGCCGCGTACCTGACCGAGCACCTGCCGTGCCCGCTCATCAACCCGGGTCCGGCGGCCGTGGCGTTCGCCGAGACCGTCGTGCGCCTCGGGCTCAGCCACTCGAAGCTGGCCTTCCCGACGCCCGGCACGCTGCAGGACGAGAAGCTGTTCTCGCTCGTCGGCGCGGACGGCGGGACGCGGCTGTCGCCCGCCGCGGGCTGA
- a CDS encoding FadR/GntR family transcriptional regulator produces the protein MKRVRKAYEQVYDQLRDLIMRGELSRGERLPNEAVLAREFGVSRGTVREALRVLAAQNLIRTAKGAGGGSFVTLPTVDHISSFLHANISLLSESEDVTLQEFLEARELLEVFAARQCAVRRTPGDLERMRDTIIEDPAKLGTEEHFVYNKEFHSAVLDGCGNTLLCIAAQPVFSVLQTNLARDAMSQRFAKRINEDHRAILAAIEDGDAEAAAEQMQRHLAYLSRTYQKMWRQSTGVDGD, from the coding sequence GTGAAACGCGTTCGCAAGGCGTACGAGCAGGTCTACGACCAGCTTCGCGACCTCATCATGCGCGGCGAGCTGAGCCGCGGCGAGCGGCTGCCCAACGAGGCCGTGCTCGCGCGCGAGTTCGGGGTCAGCCGCGGCACGGTTCGCGAGGCGCTGCGCGTGCTCGCCGCCCAGAACCTCATCCGCACCGCGAAGGGCGCGGGCGGCGGTAGCTTCGTCACGCTGCCGACCGTCGACCACATCTCGTCGTTCCTGCACGCGAACATCAGCCTGCTGTCGGAGTCCGAGGACGTCACGCTGCAGGAGTTCCTCGAGGCGCGCGAGCTGCTCGAGGTCTTCGCCGCGCGCCAGTGCGCGGTCCGGCGCACGCCGGGCGACCTCGAGCGGATGCGCGACACGATCATCGAGGACCCGGCGAAGCTCGGCACCGAGGAGCACTTCGTCTACAACAAGGAGTTCCACTCCGCGGTGCTCGACGGCTGCGGCAACACGCTGCTGTGCATCGCCGCGCAGCCGGTGTTCTCCGTGCTGCAGACGAACCTGGCCCGAGATGCCATGAGCCAGCGCTTCGCCAAGCGCATCAACGAGGACCACCGCGCGATCCTCGCCGCGATCGAGGACGGCGACGCCGAGGCCGCCGCCGAGCAGATGCAGCGCCATCTCGCATACCTGAGCCGCACGTACCAGAAGATGTGGCGCCAGAGCACCGGCGTCGACGGCGACTAG
- a CDS encoding MmgE/PrpD family protein, whose amino-acid sequence MSTAAARLAAFTSALEIDQIPAEVVDAAKLHLLDTLGCGLAAHALDVAPDAREAMLEPGTAGPATVIGVKSGLPSADAALANGVICHALDFDDTHTGAIAHVSVAVVPAALAAAQAAGASGADTIAAIVAGNEVVTRLGMAAGSLFHARGFHPTGVLGVYGATAAAARLRGLDAETTTQALGIAGSMASGILEHLADGSSTKRLHPGFAAHNGIVAARLAAHGSTGPSTVIEGRFGLYNAFLGRDDLPIDEQLADLGERWETPRIAFKPYPACHYVHASLDATREVIADTPLKPDEIAEIVAITTEAGVSLVLEPLEAKHRPRTEYDAKFSLPYSVAALLTRGDVDVTTYIGDAIGEERVLDLAGRVRYEVKEYDTFPQALPGGIRITTTDGRVLEAELDYQRGGPENPMSAGDVGAKFRTNAELALSGSDVDGLEEAVLGLERLGSLDALKALGRARAQQGAVA is encoded by the coding sequence ATGAGCACCGCCGCCGCCCGCCTGGCCGCCTTCACCTCCGCGCTGGAGATCGACCAGATCCCCGCCGAGGTGGTCGATGCCGCCAAGCTGCACCTGCTGGACACGCTGGGCTGCGGCCTGGCCGCCCACGCCCTCGACGTCGCCCCCGACGCGCGGGAGGCGATGCTCGAGCCGGGCACCGCCGGCCCCGCCACGGTGATCGGCGTGAAGTCGGGCCTGCCGTCGGCCGACGCCGCGCTGGCCAACGGGGTCATCTGCCACGCGCTCGACTTCGACGACACGCACACCGGCGCGATCGCCCACGTCAGCGTCGCGGTCGTGCCCGCCGCGCTGGCCGCCGCGCAGGCGGCCGGTGCGAGCGGCGCCGACACGATCGCCGCGATCGTCGCCGGCAACGAGGTCGTCACGCGCCTCGGCATGGCGGCGGGCTCGCTGTTCCACGCCCGCGGCTTCCATCCCACCGGCGTGCTCGGCGTCTACGGCGCCACCGCCGCGGCCGCGCGCCTGCGCGGGCTCGACGCGGAGACGACCACCCAGGCCCTCGGCATCGCCGGCAGCATGGCGTCGGGCATCCTCGAGCATCTCGCCGACGGCTCGTCGACGAAGCGCCTGCACCCGGGCTTCGCCGCCCACAACGGCATCGTCGCCGCGCGCCTGGCCGCACATGGGTCGACCGGCCCGAGCACCGTGATCGAGGGCCGCTTCGGCCTCTACAACGCGTTCCTCGGCCGCGACGACCTGCCGATCGACGAGCAGCTGGCGGACCTCGGCGAGCGCTGGGAGACCCCGCGGATCGCCTTCAAGCCCTATCCCGCGTGCCACTACGTCCACGCGTCGCTGGATGCGACCCGCGAGGTGATCGCCGACACGCCGCTCAAGCCGGACGAGATCGCGGAGATCGTGGCGATCACGACCGAGGCCGGCGTCTCGCTGGTGCTCGAGCCGCTGGAGGCCAAGCACCGCCCGCGCACGGAGTACGACGCGAAGTTCAGCCTCCCGTACTCGGTGGCCGCGCTGCTCACGCGCGGCGACGTCGACGTGACGACGTACATCGGCGACGCCATCGGCGAGGAGCGCGTGCTCGACCTCGCCGGGCGGGTCCGCTACGAGGTCAAGGAGTACGACACGTTCCCGCAGGCGCTGCCGGGCGGCATCCGCATCACCACCACCGACGGCCGGGTGCTCGAGGCCGAGCTCGACTACCAGCGCGGCGGCCCGGAGAACCCGATGAGCGCCGGCGACGTGGGTGCGAAGTTCCGCACGAACGCGGAGCTCGCGCTCAGCGGCTCCGACGTCGACGGGCTCGAGGAGGCGGTGCTCGGGCTCGAGCGCCTCGGTTCCCTGGACGCCCTGAAGGCCCTCGGCCGCGCGCGGGCGCAGCAGGGGGCGGTCGCATGA
- a CDS encoding MaoC family dehydratase yields the protein MAVDHPPAPKAWRGRFYEDFDIGDVYPSRLGRTITETDNIWFTCLTLNTNQVHFNDEYAKGTPFGKPLVNSTLTLSVVTGLTVPDTSENATANLSWTDINLPNPVYVGDTLWAETEITAKRESKSRPNVGIVSVRTRGINQRREVVIEFRRTFMTYKRDAPEVTDLFPGTDSDWTV from the coding sequence ATGGCCGTGGACCATCCGCCCGCACCGAAGGCCTGGCGCGGACGCTTCTACGAGGACTTCGACATAGGCGACGTCTACCCGAGCCGTCTCGGGCGCACGATCACCGAGACCGACAACATCTGGTTCACGTGCCTCACGCTGAACACGAACCAGGTGCACTTCAACGACGAGTACGCGAAGGGCACGCCGTTCGGCAAGCCGCTCGTCAACAGCACGTTGACGCTCTCGGTGGTCACCGGGCTCACCGTCCCGGACACGAGCGAGAACGCGACCGCCAACCTGTCCTGGACCGACATCAACCTGCCCAACCCGGTCTACGTCGGGGACACCCTGTGGGCCGAGACGGAGATCACCGCCAAGCGCGAGTCGAAGTCGCGCCCGAACGTCGGGATCGTGTCCGTGCGCACCCGCGGCATCAACCAGCGCCGCGAGGTCGTCATCGAGTTCAGGCGCACGTTCATGACCTACAAGCGCGACGCCCCGGAGGTCACCGACCTGTTCCCCGGCACCGACTCCGACTGGACCGTCTGA